The following nucleotide sequence is from Pseudoliparis swirei isolate HS2019 ecotype Mariana Trench chromosome 7, NWPU_hadal_v1, whole genome shotgun sequence.
GCTTCTGTGCCCTCTCAGTGCtgtgagtatatatacatatatatatattatattataataatagtaaaacaTTCATGTCACATCTCTTTTACGTTAAGATGTTTAGTTGGTCTTTGTTTAATTATGAGTCCGGCCACGCTGATGACAAAAAAacagtatttagtatttttagtATTTATCTCTCAGCGGTATTATGTGAAAAAAACTGCTTCCCTGGTTTTCATTCAACTGGGTGAAAGGGTGTAGCATGGGCCAGGGGAGCTCTCCCAGTGCGCTCCTGGCTTCTCCTTAATTGATACCGTTTTTTCTTTGCACACTTGCCTCCATGCCTCCAGGCAATTGGAGTTATTTTGGATGGAATGACCAGCAGAGTACGTATCCCCCCCCCTAAGTTATCTttccctccactcctctctcttttgAAATAAGAATCACTGCATGTTTGGTCCGTACCCATCGTTTGTCGTCATTGTATTTGAAACGTGGCTTTGATGTAccctaaaggtcaaaggtcaaagtaaCATGTGTGTGGTGAACCGTTATTTTCTTAGGGCGTACTTTATGTGGCATTTGAAGTTCAATTGTTGGAGCCTTGGTTTTCGTGCGTTTTGTAGTACATGCCTGTTACCACTAGAGggcgttttttatttaaaaatgtcaatgtttagATGTCTTCCCTCACGTCATAACAGTGTCGTAGCAGACAATGGTGTAGATGTAACTGTAGGATGAACCATCCTCTTATGTGTCGACTATCATATCAAAGAAATTAATGAATAAGAACAGGagtattataaaatatatatatatattgaatcacTTGGAGAGAacattattactttttaaatgtattttaagaaATAGTCTTATGTTATAACTGTTACGTTGCCTCCGCCCAGCTTTCGATGACCACGACAGTGCGGTGGACGACCGCGACAGCGATTACCGAAGTGAAACCGGCAACAGACCTCCCCGGTTCCACAGCACGTCCCAGACTAACTCGTCCGTGCACCAGTACCCCATAGGACGCAGGGACCAGCATCAGACCCTGACCAGGGAGGCCGACTCCATTCAAAGCTACGAGCTAGACTTCAGAGAAACACGGGGGCCCAGGTGAacacacagccaatcacagaccTCCTGCATGTGTGCTCTAATCCATTGACAGAGGGTTTGAAATACTTACAGTACTAACACGTACCAGCACAATCATTAAAAGACAGAATTGGCACAGCCTTAGTTAAATTAATGTAACCTTGTTAATCTGTTGCCATGGGAAAAACCCAAAATAATCTCACACAAAGCGAGAGAAAAAGTACTGACAGCAAAGAGCAGCAACTTACTGTGTCTCTATTTATGTCACATAATATTGTGATGTCGTTTATGCctccaaaaaatataaaaatcgaATACGAGATACTTTTCCTTCCACCTGCATCTTCTGCTTTTCTTCCATTTGCTATTCTATTTCTTTGCCTGCATGAACATGTTCCTGTCACAATTTGTTGCTTTCGATTAATGCGTCTACCTTAATTTATcttcctttctctttctttcttttctttctgctttTTCTTCATGTTCCACCGCTTCCTGCatggcacttttttttaaatcttaaaaaTCCAGGCGATCAAACAGTCGTGGTGGAGTGAGAATAATCCCTGTTGACTCCGGTATGGGCGTGGAGGACTGGGAGAAGAAATATAAAGTGCCTGACTCAGGCGTCTTGGATGATTATTTGGATGCCGAGCAAAAGATTTGGGAGGACAAAGATAAAAGCATAATCTACCGGATCAGTGACAACTCTTGTGAGGCCAAAGGTAGCAGGTTCTACCAGACAGTGGAGTGTGATGCACTATCCCCTGAGGACTCGGAGGAGGCGGATGgccggacagacagacagaagcaTGGCTTTGGTAGTGGAGAGGTCAGGTTAGTTTATAAGGAAGCCGGCAGCTTTGAGGATGAGACGTCCCCTCCGGAAATCGATATAATTCCCCCTGTCAAACAGCTGCGACAGCAGTCGGACAGAGAGAGTCTGCTTTACAAGACCCGGCTGTGGGCCAAAACCGCCTTagaggacacgctggagagctATGCAGCTttttgtgaggaggaggaagctcgGGAAGAAGCTGCGAGGATCAGAGTGAGGGAAGAATACGGCTCTGTTGGTTCAGATGAGATGCAGTATTCCTTTGGATCTGAGGAGGAACTATATGACCTGGCATTCTCTGAGGGGGATGTCTGCTATGAGTATGATAGTTACCACTACCCTAGCAGGTACATGTCAGCTTTTGAAGGACAAGGCCATTCAAGCAAAGGGAGTATAGATCGTGGAGATGATCCCACGTTGCCTCCTGTTGAGAAGCCAGGTGACGAATATGTAGATGCAATGGATGAACTTCAAAGCTTAGTTGACTCGGTGTCTGAATACCTGGCTGTAAAAGAGGAGGAAATCAACAACTACGAATCAATGCCAAAACCAATTAGAAGAAAACTCCCAGCACTGCCAACCAATGCTGAAGCTGTGCAGCCTGAGAACAGAAGTAGCCTTGAAGTAAAACCTGAAGTTAAGGAGGACAGTGCGGTCGAACAGGGTATAGCTGGAGTAAAGAATGCTATGAGTTCAATATTCAGTACAATCACAGGATCAAAGTCTACCACTGAGTTAGAAGCTTCTGCCACAACTACAacccccagacccccacagGCAGACTCTGGTATTTCAAAACTGCTCTCTTTGATCCCTAAAGTTAGTCCTGAAGCCGCAGTGACTTCTGATAGCACTGCAACGCCTACCACTCAACCATCACACCAACCTGAGTCTGGCTTTTCAAAGCTGCTTTCGTTTATTCCCAAAAGTGGTGGCTCTTCCCCCCCAGTGGCTATAGTTCCTCCTGCCTCTCAAGAGCCAACAACTGAAAAAAGGTTTTCCCTGCACTCTCTTTTGCCATTTCAATCCTCTGAAACCAGTCGGCAAGCTGACACTGgaccagaggtcacagaggcacAAGCCAGCACAGCCTCTGCTATTCAACCCTCATCCGGGTTTCAATCAATGTTGGGAAGGCTTAGTCCTTTGAGACTTTTTTCTAGTACACCGTCAGCTAGAGAGCCATCACTTCAGCTATCAGAGCAAAGAACTACATCTGCTACAACCAATGAATCCCAACAAGGGCCTGAAAAGAGATCCACTAGTCCTAATCGAGAGGGCTCAGAAACAGAACAACAGTCATCAGGAGAGACAAGACCAGGTTCAGGAAGTGGATCAGTTGATCTTTTGCCAGATACAGGAAGTGGATCAATTGAGCTTTCgcaagaaacaggaagtggatcagCAGAGCTTCTCCCAGAGACAGAGTCATCTGGTGAACTACCTGATGTTCAAGAAAGAAGATCCCCTGCATTATCTGAACCAAAACCTGAAAGCAATCCAGAGGAAACAGGGTTCTTCAGTCCTTTTAAGAAATCTCTGTCGACCTTCATATCAACAGTTCCTTCTGAAAACCCATCGAGTAACACCAAGTCTGCAGAAGAGTCTTTTTTAAGCAGCAAACTCAAAattccttttttctcttctgAAAGTGCACCCCCAGCAACAACAGAAAGAGGCATGCTCTCGGGCATTCTTAAGTTTGCATCTGGCGAAGATGTCAATGCCCCGCCAAAAAGTCCACCCTCCAGCCTTGTAAAAAGTCCCTCACCAAGTCGTGCTGCTCTTCTTGAAAGTGTCCCAAAAGGAAACACAGAAACCGGCTGGTTTTCAAACCTGTTTAAAGTAGCCCCAAATGACCCTGCTAAGGACGCTGCAACACCACAAATGACTCCTAATGTGATGCTAACCCAACCTAGTGGTCAAACTGAGCCACATACTGAACACAAGGTCCCTGAAACCACAGACGGCACTCTCTGCAAAACAGAACAATTGTCTCGAGAGCAAACATTGTCTGAAAAAGATTCCCAAAGCAAGACAGATGTCCAGCTTGAAGCAGATGTTACATCTGAAAATCAAGGTCCGCCCAAGCCGATGGAACAAGCCAGATCACAACCACAAGTCTCACAGGCCAAAGGCATTCTTTCTGGTTTGTTGAATCCAGGATCAACAGAAGACGTGTCGTCTAACAAGAAAGCCCAAGGAGTGGATAGTCAGCCTCAACAAGGTGGACTACTTTCAGGCCTATTTTCATCACCTCAGTCGCCTCCCCAAACACAACAAATGCCCGCCACACAGCAGCCAGGAGGACTGTTGTCAGGATTTTATAAATTTGCCTTTGATAATGTTTCTACTCCTATAAATCCGTCACCGTCGTCATTGCCAGAAGGCCAATCAAGCCACATTTCAACTGCTGCGCAGACAGTTTCTGGACGATTCCTATCTGGGTTCTTGAAAAAGGCGACTGACACAGTAACTGGTGCTCAACCAAATCAGCCCAGTCAAGAGTCACAAccagaagcagctgaccatGCAGCAAAAACAGAAGGACCTGAACAAAACTTGAGTCAATGCACCTCTCCTCCTATTCAGTCAGCAGGGGATTTGTCTGACCAGCAATTGAGACGACCTGGTGTCTCAGATCAACAAACAAGCCAACAGCAACAGCTTGAACAAACAACTGAAAAACAACATCTGAAAGCAACAGAAACTATGCTTCAACCTAGTGGATTCTTAGGGGGTTTGTTGAAACTCACAGAAACCGCTTCCCAGCCACCAAAAGGACCCCATGCTACACAATCTACGCAAGCAAATCAGCAATCAGGTAACATGTTGTCAGGACTTTTTAACAGGATTGTAGAACCTAATCCGACTCCATCTCAACTACAATCAGAGTCTGGTGTTCAAGTGACTAACCAAAAACCAGCACAACAAGGACCTCCTCAACAAGGAGGATTCTTATCTGGTCTTCTTGGAATTGGGGGCCAGGACTCTGCTCCTGCAAACACAAGCCAGCCCTCACAAAATCAGCAACAGAGTGGCCCATCCGGCCACCAATCTAATCCGCAACCAGGCAATAGACAAAACCTACAACAGCAAAACCAAGTCCCTCTACAACCACCCCCAGTTAGTCCTGGAGGTATGCTCACTGGATTGTTCAACAAAATTACGGATTCAGGACCCCCACAATCTGCAATGCGAAGTCAACCAGAACAGCAACATGCACAAATAGTAGGCCCAAGAATGATCCAGCAACCACCGAATCAACAGGGAGGCCTCTTCTCTGGGCTATTTTCAGTGGGTCCTACTCCTCCAGCACAACAGCAACCACCAGCAAGTCATCCCAAACAGCAGCAACCCCAACAAGGTAACAGACAGCCTCTGCAGAGGCAAAACCAGTTACCTCCACAACCAGCTGCATCTGCACCAGAGCCACAGCAGGGTGGACTATTGTCTGGGCTTTTTAATAAGTTAGCATCTACAGATAATACATCACAACAGTCTGGCCCACAGACACCAGGGTCCCAACAgggaaataaatcaaatgttgTTGGACCTGGTCAATCTACAGGGCAACAATCGTCTCAACCCAGTCAGCAAGGAGGATTCTTATCTGGTCTGTTTGGTCAGACGTCAcctcaacagcagcaacaacttAACACAAGTGTCAGTCCTCAACATACAGCAACCCAACAGCCTAGTCAAAGTGGAAGCTTGCTTTCGGGTATTCTGAAGCTTGCATCTGGTGAAAATGTACCACAGGATCAACAGTCATCTCAACCTACTCAGGCAGGTCAACCATCAGGACAAAATACAGCCCAGTCTGAATCAGGGGGATTATTTTCTGGTCTGATGAACAAAATTGCAGGTACTGTGGAACAGTCACTATCAACTTCTGATCAGGTGCACCTTGAaacaacacagcaacaacatCTGCCACATGCAGGACAGGGGCGACCACAGATTCAGAGAAGCAAACCAGAAGAGATGCCTTCCTCCCAAAATGTGGCCACAGATAAAGATTCAAAAGTTTCAGCTTCAAAAGGTTTCCTCTCAGGTGTTTTTGGTGTCACAGAGGAGTCATCATCAAAGACACAGCAGCCGTCAACCCCTACGCTCAGGAAGGAGGAACCACAAACCAGCACAAGTACCACGTCCCCTGGTTTGTTATCCAGCCTTTTCAAAACAGGGCCCAGTGACCGTTGCACTTCTGCTCCTGTAAGGGAATCTGAAAATGGCCGTCTTGATGGTTTTCTACCAAATAGTAAGGAGGGTATCTCTTCAAGTACATCGACACTCACAACAGCTACTCCAGTTGTTGACACCTGTAAAGAACCTCTGCCATCGCAGGTTTGGCAAGATCCAACTATTGCTTCAACCCAATCTTATcttgaggaaattcaacatctTTTGTATGGGACAGCAAATGAGTATGGGTACAAGGATCTCTTATATAATTTTACAGAGCATGGTGTTATTCCACCAGAGCTCTATGAGCACCAGTGTCTCATAGAGGCTCTTCTGTGGCAGCAACTCAATGATTATGCCCTTGCCGAAGCCCTTGCCGCTCAAGTTCAGGAACGCTCCCAAGCATACCAAGGGAATATACCATCAACTGTTAAAGCACCTCAATCGCAGAACCAAATATGGTTGAATCCTAAAGAAATCAGTTACTTCAATGTGCCCTTACATCCTTGGAGAGATGCTGCTACCGAGCTTTTTGAGGTCAGAAATCGCTTTTTTGATCCAAATGAAGATCTTGTTTTGTTTGATATGACTTGCAAGAAACCAGACAAGAAAACCTGGAGTAGCTGTGACCATTTGAATGAACTTGATAGGGAAAGAAACACTTGGATTTCTGAAAGTAGTGCTCTTAATCTGTGCATGGAAAAACCAAAGGCACAGTTAAGTAGATGTCATTCCCTTGCCGAATGCAATGTACAAGAATTCAGCAAAGTAGTGGAAAAAGGttgtgttactcatggtataaagGATGAAGACTTTGGTTTGAAATCAGCAACTGAGTTTTTTCAACAACTTTCCACAAAAAAGGGTCCAAAAGATTTAACACGTAGCGCTATGGATTTAAGCAGGTCTGCAGGAAATGAAGGGGATACTGATGAGGAAATGCTCTTTGAGAATTCTGAGTAGTATCAACAATGGCTTTCACTATTGGAGCAAGGGTTGTGGTGGCCAGCTGAGACTGGGGACTGTGGatattatgtttatatacatgagGATCACATTTATTCCCTCTTGACCGACAGAGCTGGGAGGCACCTCTATGCCTGTGCTGCACCAGAGGATGTACAAGCTCTAGGAAATATCACTGAAAATATTGCTAACATTCTGAAACAAAAAGGAAAGGACAAAGTAACCCTTTGTGGTTTTAAAATCCCCCTTTGCCCTGAAGACAAAGGTTTatggattcaagaccagcaacAAAATAAATCACTGCTTTCAGATGCACCAATGGACTTAACTTCCGCCCttagaaaaggagaaaaaataaTGAACATGAATTTGGAAAGCTTCTCTCAAATGTTTCAGGAATCGATGTCTTCTCAAGCAGATCAGCCTGTGGACTTTACACTGTACAAGCTTAAGAAGATCACGGTGGACTCCGTACACAATTGCTGTCAAGAAAAGCCAATGAGGGCATCTGATCTTACTTTAAACTCACTGAAAGGGGGACACGGAGGGCCATACTGGAAGAATCAGGGAATACCAGATGAGCTTACATTCTCCCCTTCACCTTCCCCAAGGTGCTATTCAAAACCCATCTCTGCAAATAGACCTCATCCAATTCCTGAAATCAGGATTTCAAATATATGTAACACACTTGCAGAACAACAAACACCAAAGTCAAACCCCAAATGTTCAGCAATTGAAGGAATAAATGGAATGTCTCCTAATACTGACGCAAGTAAAGTGAATACACAGACATCCTCAACACCTGTTACATCACCATCTGTGTCTAGCAAGGTTTCAGAGTTTTCAAACATTTCCAGACATCTTCCTGAGAGTCCATTAGCTTCAAAAATACCAGGACCTGCCCAGTTAGGAAGGAAACTGCCTACACCACCAACTGTTACTAAAGCCTCTTCAGCCTCTTCAGCACAGGTAACTGCTGTGAGGAGTTTACCCTCAGCATCTACCAGAACTGTGGCTGAGCCTTCTATTTCCCCACAAAGACCCAAGTTTGCAAGACAGCTATCTCAGGCAGGCCAACCCAGAGCAATATCAGAAGCAAAGAAGACCACAGTCAAAGGAACATGTGACATTAGCCAAGTCAGCAGTCCCTCATCAATAGACAAAACATCCCCCCTGTCTCCAAAGCAGAAACGAGATTCATTTCAGGAATGTACTCCTAAGTTACATATACTGAATGACAGCACAAGTAATGAAGCCCACCTTTACAAAAGAAGTCATAACTTTGGCACTCCTCTTGAATCTCAAATACGCAATAAAGTCCTCGATTTTTCTTCCacgattaataaaataaaaaatacaaaaccaatTGAAGCAACAGATGCCAATCTAGAATCCAGACCAAAAGATAAAGTTGTTGACTTCACAAAGTACAAGTTGAAAAGATTCAAAGAGAAAAAGCAGATGAATATTGACACAAGTGCAGACTTGGCTGACAAAACCATTGCTGTAGATCTTACTAAACAGATTGAGGAAGTAGAAGATGAACGGCTTGATTTAGAATATCCCACTTTGGGCACTTTACAGCAAAATACAAGAGTTCCAATTCAGAGAACAGTTTCTCAGACCAACCACAGGCCAGTTAACCAACAAAGCAAATCAGAGAGGATATTGTCCAGTCCAGAGGTTAGAGTTGGTCATATCTCTTCTACAATGCATATGCATAGACCACTTGCCTCCAACAGCACCTCTACTTCTGACACAAGCCAAATTGTTGTTAAAGACTTTGGCAAAGCTGCACTAAACATTTCATCCAAACCGTCTCTTACATCTTCTCAGGAGTTACCAGGAACTTCTGAAACTAATATCAGGTTATCAGCAACAAGAAGCTCTTCAGTTACTCATAGTTCTCTAAAAGTGTCCGGCATTGATGGAGGTTTGCAACCCGTATGTACTCCACCATTGGTAAGACCTGTTATGAGACAACAAGTAGACCCTCAGAGACAGAAAATTAATTCTTCATCCAATATGCATCGAAAGATGCAGCAAAGCCCACCAATAGTTACAACTGGTTGTAGACAGCAGATTCCTGTTGATCATAAAAGAGCAATTTTTACACCTCCTTCCTATCAGTCCAGTGAAATTGCCCAGAAATATCTGGAGAACACTGCACCAGCAAACTCAGTGAAAGCTACATTAGATATGTCTACCAAGACAACAACTCTGCAAATTCCGCAAGCTGTTGTGCCATCAAAAAATTCTGTCCATGAGGCACTGTCATTGACAAGGAGAAACCCATTACCTTTTGAGGAGGCAGAAAAAAGTTTGAGTCATCATGAATCCATTAACTTGTCATATCGAGGTGAATCAACAGAGCATCAGGGACGAACAACAGAGGATATGCATTCATTACCTGTAAGAGAATATCAGTCTCATGCAACTACAGGTAATCAGGTTGAATGCTCAATTATGAAAAAGGAGATTCCATCTGGTCATAGAAGGGAATTGTTACTAAGAAGGCAATCTCTCTTAGGTCAGTCTTCTGAATCCTTTGAAATGTGTAAACCACCCCAGCAAGCAACAGCACCAGCCAATTCAGTTAAGGCCACACTAGACATGACTTCTAAGTCTTCTGCCAAATTGAAGGAGGTGGTTATTGAAGGGAGAACAGATCGAACTACTGGAGCTATACCACTAACAAGAGGCAAGCCAAGTGCCCGTGAACGTGCACGAAAAGACTCTGTTGGTTTAGCATTAGTTGTAGATATCCCTTCTCAAGGACTTCTTGGTGACATCAAGATCAGCTTACCTTCAAATGCACGGCAGGAGTTAGAGAATAAGACTCGATGCCACTCAGATCCTATTATATATCATCAACAATATCGACAAAGCAAACATGGCTCCTGTGTGCATTCAAAACACTCAACTCTACAGTCAGAAACTGTTTCCACACATCAGGCATCCACCTCAACAAAACCAGTAACAGCTGGGGCACTGGATATGTCACCTAAGCCATCCCAAGCCCCACTGAGAACAACAATTTCAGAATATGAGTCTACTCAAAGAGAGGCAATTTCACTTGTTAATAAGCCAAGTGCAAAAGCAGTTGCCCGAAAGGATTCTGTTGGTATACCCCATGTAGTTGAACCAACACCACTGGAATCAACATGCCAGAAACAACCTCAAACATTGATCCCTGTGCAAAAACAGCAGACCCTGGATAGAAACATAGTCCCTGTTTTACATCAACCCCTTCTCAGCTCTATGACAATGCAGTATCCCAGTGTAAGTGAGACCAATAGTGTGTCACAGTCCATTATGCAATCTTATTCGCAAAGCACGCCTGATGTCCTTGCAAAGTCAAGTCGCTCGACTGTGCAGTATTCAGATACTGTTAAAACACATCAGACATCTAGCCCAATGAAACCGATCTCAGCTGCACCACTGGATATGTCACCCAAGCCATCCCAAGCCAGACTGAGACCAACAATGACAGAATCTGAGTCTCCTCAAAGTGGAGCAATCTCTCTTGTTAATAAGCCAAGTGCCAGAGCAGTTGCCAGAATGGATTCTGTTGGTATTCCCCTGGTAGTTGAACCAACACCACTCGAATCGACATGTGACAGGCAACCACAAACCTTGATCCATGCACAGAAACAGCAAACCCTTAACAGAAACATTGGCTCTGTTCTGCATCAATCACTTCCCAGCAGTATGAACGTTCAAAGTTCCAGTGTAAGTAAAACCAATGGTGTATCATTTATCTCTATACATCCTTATCaactctctacagctccagcaAACTCTGTTAAAGGCACATTAGATATGTCAACAAAGACATGTATATCAGACACAGTGCTAAACTATTCAGATCCAGTATCACTGGTAAGGTCAAGGCTTTCAGGCTTTGCACATTCTCAAAGAGATTCTATTGGTGTCCCACTAATTGTGGAAACATACCCCTCTCGGGAGCAACCTAAAAGGCAACAAACACAAGTTGGATTGCAAGAACAAATGCAACACAAATTTGTGCACACTGGATCTCGAGAAATAGATCAAAGAGCATCAGCGCCTGCCAACTCCATCAAAAACTTCTTAGATATGTCTCCAAAATCACAGTGGAAACGATCTGAAACAGCTAGAGAAACCTTGTCAACTGGATCTGTGCTATTAGTCAGAAACACGCCAACTTCAGCAACAGATTATTCTGTTGGTGTACCACTCATAGTTGAACAATCTGTACATCAACAAGGAATACATCTATTAAGTGGAGTCAACACAACGGAGAGACTGCATTGGCAGATCTCTACCAATCAAAGTAATGAGGTCTTTTCTGGTTCAAAGACCACCTACaaggacacacaacaacaaaatagaCCAGTGGATTTCTCCGCAAAAGATAGCTTAAATATAGCTATCATTAAATTACAACCAACAAGTACTTTCACTGAACCAGAGGATGGACAGCCCATGAATTTCACTAATAACAAagcaaagaaagaaatgttTGAAAGAAGGCCGACTGGAGGGcaattggagaaaaaaataacttggGATATTGTTGATCTAACTGTGGAGCCTATACACAACACCCCATGTTTAGGTATTGAAGATGCAAAAGATCTTTCCTTTTCTTATACGTCTTCTCGTTCTCAGAATAGTCTTTATGATCATCAGCAATACATACCTCCCCCCACTTCTATGGAATATTCCACTGATAAACAGGTCAACACCCAACATGGTGGACATTGCAGAAGACAGTCAGAAATATGCTTGAACTCTGCTCCAATCAAtacttctctttcctctttggAGCCAAATCAACGGAAGGTACTAAAAAGTGCATATCAACAGGTTGAATCGAATAAGCCCGATCCATTCCATCCAAACATACCTCAGCTGCAAACACAATATTCAGTCCCACAACAGCAATATCAGCAATCCGTTGTGGAAATTGGTTGGGCTTCACCCATTGCTAGATCTCAGGCAAAGACTCCAAAGTTGCAAAGACAAGATACAATTGTTCAGCATGACATGACCTTTGGGCCAAGAATTCTTATCAAGCAGCCAACTGTGGACAGCGAGGGGAGCATTGAGGAAGGCCCATCAAATTTTGAAAAAATGACTGGTAATGGACAGACATTGCTTTCTTTTTCCACCCAGAAACTTCACGGTAGATCCCAAACTGTTCCTACTTCAATTATTCAGCAAGCACAAGGTAGACACAGAACAGATCCTTCTCTGCATTCTTTTGACATACAGTCATCACAGAGCGGTTCAACAACATATTATTATGCAAAAGAATCTCTTCAACTCTCAAAACAAACTGATCCAAGCCAATGCCCTGTCACTGTTCAGCAATATCCAACTCCAACTATTCCCACAAGTACTGCCACTCCCATTCAACATGTATCAGAGGTTAGTGCACTTGTATTGCAACCCACCATAAAACATGGCCCACTGCCAGTAAAACAAGAAACAAGTAGTTATCTGATCCAAAGCATTGGATCTGAAATGCAAGGACCAGAGGTATCGCCAACACCAGCAGGTCCCACCTCTGTTAAGGGTTTGATTACATTATATAGTGGTTTAGGTTCACAACCCTCTGTCGGTGGAAAATCAGTTGATGTATTACCTCACCACTCTCGCCACACGATTGTGTCAATACCTTTGGAAGACAGAATACAAGTTCCTCCAACACAGGCTTCTGCTGTCAGCCATGTTACTGAATCTAGCCAAGTAGCTGAAGTAAAAGCAGATTCAACTGAAGCTTGTGAGCTGCCACTTGAGATAACTTCCAAGGACATAAAATCAACAGCTTTAGATACAACACCGCTTGAAATGGTTAAATCTCTCAGGGATCTAGCCTACCAGGTCACTGAAAAAAATACCTTAGTgtcagcaccaccaccatgtATGGAAACTGTTGAAGAGTTAGCCCACAGGGATAAAATCACAACTTCAGATGTTTTATTGCCTGAAGAAGTTCAGTCTCTTGATAAGTCACTGAAAGACGTACCATCTTTCTCAGATGCAAAATCACCTGAAGGTCC
It contains:
- the LOC130196550 gene encoding mucin-2-like isoform X2, which translates into the protein MSLLCVRVKKAKLHGPPDKFNAYITLKVQNVKSTTITVRGNQPCWEQDFMFEINHLQSGLVVELWNKGLIWDTMIGTALIPLESIGQSDEEGPGKWASLDSEVLMREDEICGTSNLTPHQVLLDTRFELPFDIPEDEAEYWTGKLDRINTMRIHDGYPLQDEIQRGRIASVPSQCSFDDHDSAVDDRDSDYRSETGNRPPRFHSTSQTNSSVHQYPIGRRDQHQTLTREADSIQSYELDFRETRGPRRSNSRGGVRIIPVDSGMGVEDWEKKYKVPDSGVLDDYLDAEQKIWEDKDKSIIYRISDNSCEAKGSRFYQTVECDALSPEDSEEADGRTDRQKHGFGSGEVRLVYKEAGSFEDETSPPEIDIIPPVKQLRQQSDRESLLYKTRLWAKTALEDTLESYAAFCEEEEAREEAARIRVREEYGSVGSDEMQYSFGSEEELYDLAFSEGDVCYEYDSYHYPSRYMSAFEGQGHSSKGSIDRGDDPTLPPVEKPGDEYVDAMDELQSLVDSVSEYLAVKEEEINNYESMPKPIRRKLPALPTNAEAVQPENRSSLEVKPEVKEDSAVEQGIAGVKNAMSSIFSTITGSKSTTELEASATTTTPRPPQADSGISKLLSLIPKVSPEAAVTSDSTATPTTQPSHQPESGFSKLLSFIPKSGGSSPPVAIVPPASQEPTTEKRFSLHSLLPFQSSETSRQADTGPEVTEAQASTASAIQPSSGFQSMLGRLSPLRLFSSTPSAREPSLQLSEQRTTSATTNESQQGPEKRSTSPNREGSETEQQSSGETRPGSGSGSVDLLPDTGSGSIELSQETGSGSAELLPETESSGELPDVQERRSPALSEPKPESNPEETGFFSPFKKSLSTFISTVPSENPSSNTKSAEESFLSSKLKIPFFSSESAPPATTERGMLSGILKFASGEDVNAPPKSPPSSLVKSPSPSRAALLESVPKGNTETGWFSNLFKVAPNDPAKDAATPQMTPNVMLTQPSGQTEPHTEHKVPETTDGTLCKTEQLSREQTLSEKDSQSKTDVQLEADVTSENQGPPKPMEQARSQPQVSQAKGILSGLLNPGSTEDVSSNKKAQGVDSQPQQGGLLSGLFSSPQSPPQTQQMPATQQPGGLLSGFYKFAFDNVSTPINPSPSSLPEGQSSHISTAAQTVSGRFLSGFLKKATDTVTGAQPNQPSQESQPEAADHAAKTEGPEQNLSQCTSPPIQSAGDLSDQQLRRPGVSDQQTSQQQQLEQTTEKQHLKATETMLQPSGFLGGLLKLTETASQPPKGPHATQSTQANQQSGNMLSGLFNRIVEPNPTPSQLQSESGVQVTNQKPAQQGPPQQGGFLSGLLGIGGQDSAPANTSQPSQNQQQSGPSGHQSNPQPGNRQNLQQQNQVPLQPPPVSPGGMLTGLFNKITDSGPPQSAMRSQPEQQHAQIVGPRMIQQPPNQQGGLFSGLFSVGPTPPAQQQPPASHPKQQQPQQGNRQPLQRQNQLPPQPAASAPEPQQGGLLSGLFNKLASTDNTSQQSGPQTPGSQQGNKSNVVGPGQSTGQQSSQPSQQGGFLSGLFGQTSPQQQQQLNTSVSPQHTATQQPSQSGSLLSGILKLASGENVPQDQQSSQPTQAGQPSGQNTAQSESGGLFSGLMNKIAGTVEQSLSTSDQVHLETTQQQHLPHAGQGRPQIQRSKPEEMPSSQNVATDKDSKVSASKGFLSGVFGVTEESSSKTQQPSTPTLRKEEPQTSTSTTSPGLLSSLFKTGPSDRCTSAPVRESENGRLDGFLPNSKEGISSSTSTLTTATPVVDTCKEPLPSQVWQDPTIASTQSYLEEIQHLLYGTANEYGYKDLLYNFTEHGVIPPELYEHQCLIEALLWQQLNDYALAEALAAQVQERSQAYQGNIPSTVKAPQSQNQIWLNPKEISYFNVPLHPWRDAATELFEVRNRFFDPNEDLVLFDMTCKKPDKKTWSSCDHLNELDRERNTWISESSALNLCMEKPKAQLSRCHSLAECNVQEFSKVVEKGCVTHGIKDEDFGLKSATEFFQQLSTKKGPKDLTRSAMDLSRSAGNEGDTDEEMLFENSE